From a single Armatimonadota bacterium genomic region:
- a CDS encoding 4Fe-4S dicluster domain-containing protein, whose protein sequence is MEAKVISKQDLATWIDALVKQYEVIAPVTEDGVVVFRQVSGLSEMTIEGMVGPAKSLREHFTPPTETLFDYKLEDLSAEVIPPENEERHRVIFGARACDAATLLYVGAVYSNVEPIDTAYFMRREKTYLVGLFCNKPAWSCFCTEVGDFLTNPVAMDVYLTDLGNRYYAEPLTPKGEELIGLGNFRPADENDKVANEEIRQKALERLPKRAEHETACLSYDWDHPVWTELAKKCLSCGACAFLCPTCHCFDIQEHPKLKKGSRYRCWDTCQFEKFTLMASGHNPRETRKERTRQRVFHKFKYSQERYCMLGCVGCGRCIAACPVNIDIRRVLEELEKTAVAK, encoded by the coding sequence GTGGAAGCTAAAGTCATATCAAAACAAGATCTTGCTACATGGATAGACGCACTGGTCAAACAATACGAAGTCATTGCCCCGGTAACTGAAGACGGCGTAGTAGTGTTCCGGCAGGTGTCGGGGCTCTCCGAAATGACAATCGAGGGAATGGTAGGACCCGCGAAGTCCCTCCGTGAGCACTTTACGCCTCCAACCGAGACGCTCTTCGACTACAAGCTCGAAGATTTATCAGCGGAAGTCATCCCTCCAGAAAATGAAGAAAGACACCGCGTGATTTTCGGTGCAAGGGCTTGCGATGCCGCTACGCTACTCTATGTTGGCGCAGTATACTCCAATGTCGAACCTATCGACACCGCATACTTTATGCGGCGTGAAAAAACCTACCTTGTTGGCTTGTTCTGCAATAAGCCAGCATGGAGCTGTTTCTGCACCGAGGTCGGTGATTTCCTTACAAATCCCGTTGCAATGGATGTATATCTTACTGATTTAGGCAACAGGTACTATGCAGAACCTCTAACACCCAAGGGAGAAGAACTTATTGGACTTGGAAACTTTCGACCAGCAGATGAAAATGACAAGGTAGCAAATGAAGAAATACGACAAAAGGCACTTGAACGACTGCCGAAGCGCGCGGAACATGAAACAGCATGCCTTTCATACGACTGGGACCATCCAGTATGGACAGAGCTTGCGAAGAAATGCCTAAGCTGTGGTGCATGCGCATTTTTATGCCCAACATGCCACTGCTTCGACATCCAAGAGCACCCAAAATTAAAAAAAGGCAGCCGGTACCGCTGCTGGGACACATGCCAGTTTGAAAAATTTACGCTAATGGCATCAGGTCATAACCCCAGGGAGACAAGGAAGGAACGAACTAGACAGCGCGTTTTTCACAAATTCAAGTACTCGCAAGAGCGGTATTGCATGCTCGGCTGCGTAGGATGCGGCCGATGTATTGCCGCTTGCCCTGTGAATATTGACATTCGCAGGGTGCTGGAAGAGCTTGAAAAGACGGCGGTAGCAAAATGA
- a CDS encoding beta-lactamase family protein, giving the protein MAYTKMTLDFANPAGIGLDTQRLEAAKELLFRGLENGEYTCAVWLVARHGKVAVWEAIGRLGDEENDPPAKPDSIFDMASVTKPVATATSLMILVERGALHLNQPVTDFFPNRKLPHLSGVTVKHLATHTSGLPAWRDLFSEDGTREGAIERLLQTPLENQPGKKHVYSCLGYITLGLVIEQAAGMPLKEFARKNIFEPLGMVDSCFNPPAEKSGRIARTANSRGRDRVLCGEVHDENAHAMQGNSGNAGLFSTASDIATYAQMLINGGWVRQSDKQEEARILCPLSVRKMLTNQINPEISGQSIGFFTPPNEMTPCGDLFSERCAGHTGFTGTSLLIDPEYDMFVILLTNRVYKKREAPDFLRRRRLFHNIIASAVR; this is encoded by the coding sequence ATGGCTTATACAAAAATGACTTTAGATTTTGCTAATCCTGCTGGTATTGGCCTCGACACCCAGAGATTGGAAGCTGCTAAGGAGCTGCTTTTTCGGGGGCTTGAAAACGGAGAGTATACTTGCGCCGTATGGCTTGTAGCTCGGCATGGAAAAGTTGCAGTGTGGGAGGCAATAGGGCGCCTGGGGGATGAAGAAAATGACCCACCTGCTAAACCTGACTCCATTTTCGATATGGCATCGGTGACTAAGCCAGTCGCCACTGCTACCTCTTTGATGATACTTGTGGAACGCGGAGCACTGCATTTAAACCAACCGGTCACTGACTTCTTCCCGAACAGAAAGCTCCCACACCTTTCGGGTGTTACCGTCAAACATCTGGCGACCCACACCTCGGGTCTTCCGGCATGGCGTGATCTTTTTTCGGAGGACGGGACACGTGAGGGAGCGATTGAAAGGCTTCTGCAAACCCCTCTTGAAAACCAGCCTGGGAAGAAGCATGTCTATAGCTGTTTGGGCTATATCACTCTGGGTTTGGTAATAGAGCAGGCGGCGGGTATGCCTTTGAAGGAGTTTGCTCGCAAAAATATTTTTGAGCCTCTTGGAATGGTAGATAGCTGTTTTAATCCGCCAGCTGAAAAGTCGGGTCGTATTGCTCGGACCGCAAATAGTCGGGGACGTGACCGAGTCCTCTGCGGCGAAGTCCACGATGAGAATGCACATGCGATGCAGGGGAACAGTGGGAATGCGGGGCTGTTTTCAACGGCTTCTGATATCGCCACTTATGCCCAGATGCTCATCAACGGTGGTTGGGTTCGGCAATCGGACAAGCAGGAAGAGGCAAGGATACTATGCCCTCTGAGTGTGCGGAAGATGTTGACTAATCAAATTAACCCCGAAATTAGTGGGCAGTCAATTGGATTCTTTACGCCGCCGAACGAGATGACTCCATGCGGAGATTTGTTCTCTGAGCGTTGTGCAGGGCATACAGGATTCACAGGAACGTCGCTCCTGATAGATCCAGAGTATGATATGTTTGTCATCCTTCTAACGAATAGGGTCTATAAGAAGCGTGAGGCTCCTGACTTTCTGCGCCGGAGGCGCTTGTTCCATAATATTATCGCCTCGGCGGTTCGATGA
- a CDS encoding 4Fe-4S dicluster domain-containing protein, with product MRQKAKELLESGEVKVVIGYGQGSAPFKSTPIFIEKPEDAHKLIWNPTCVNNLTVYLRDACRQGKAAIVVKPCDARSIIELIRENQIERDDVVILAMSCPGVLNLDALAEIDLADVKSVEWHQSGIAIKTNAGETIIPSEKAFASKCLSCELAESPIADKKFGEPIERHPIRSKYADIEELEKMLPKERRAYWARQFARCIRCYACRSVCPGCYCKECFTDKPCQLWVLRSTDVESNWFFHFSRAMHTAGRCIACGECERVCPMGIPLMRLNQKMRKEVREMFGEEAGTNPEAPPTLGTFDLKNDPDPCSE from the coding sequence TTGAGACAAAAAGCAAAAGAGCTTCTGGAAAGCGGTGAGGTAAAAGTAGTCATCGGCTATGGGCAGGGAAGTGCTCCGTTCAAGAGTACACCGATTTTTATTGAAAAGCCCGAAGATGCTCATAAACTCATATGGAATCCAACATGCGTGAATAATCTCACCGTATACTTAAGAGATGCATGCAGGCAAGGCAAGGCGGCAATTGTCGTCAAGCCCTGCGATGCCCGGTCAATCATCGAGTTGATTCGAGAGAATCAGATTGAGCGAGATGATGTGGTTATTCTCGCGATGTCATGCCCTGGCGTGCTAAATTTAGACGCTTTGGCGGAAATAGACCTTGCAGACGTGAAGTCGGTCGAATGGCACCAGAGTGGCATCGCAATAAAAACAAACGCTGGTGAAACAATTATCCCATCAGAGAAAGCTTTTGCCAGCAAATGCCTGTCCTGTGAGCTTGCCGAATCACCAATAGCAGATAAAAAGTTCGGCGAGCCGATTGAGAGACACCCAATACGAAGCAAGTACGCTGACATCGAAGAGTTAGAGAAAATGCTACCCAAAGAACGCCGCGCATACTGGGCAAGGCAGTTTGCCCGATGCATTAGGTGCTATGCCTGCCGTTCTGTCTGTCCGGGCTGCTATTGCAAAGAATGCTTTACCGATAAGCCCTGCCAGCTTTGGGTACTGAGGTCAACAGATGTCGAGTCGAATTGGTTCTTCCATTTCTCGCGAGCAATGCACACCGCAGGTCGATGTATTGCGTGCGGCGAGTGCGAACGCGTCTGCCCAATGGGGATACCCCTTATGCGCCTCAATCAGAAGATGCGCAAAGAAGTCCGCGAGATGTTCGGCGAGGAAGCAGGAACCAATCCCGAAGCACCGCCGACCCTAGGAACGTTCGATTTGAAAAACGACCCAGACCCATGCTCGGAATAA
- a CDS encoding FAD/NAD(P)-binding protein — protein sequence MRIENPYIPKLATIEKIITETWDTKTFRAVFKDEELRESFTYEPGQFQEVSVFGVGEAPFCLTSSPTRKGFVEFSVKKIGSVTSALHEIDEGATIGIRAPLGNWFPYEEFKGKDLWFIGGGIGMAPLRSLLNFCLDNRKDYGKVNIIYGARSSGDLCFTYEFDEWQNSPNTELFLTIDKEEERWNKNVGFVPAYVMDLKPSPKNAIAITCGPPIMIKFTLQNLKELGFEDNQIWTTLEMKMKCGIGKCGRCNIGPKYVCVDGPVFSYAQLKELPPEY from the coding sequence ATGAGAATCGAAAACCCTTATATTCCAAAACTGGCGACAATTGAAAAGATAATCACCGAGACCTGGGATACTAAAACTTTTCGGGCAGTCTTTAAGGACGAGGAGCTCCGTGAGAGCTTTACCTATGAGCCCGGCCAGTTCCAAGAGGTCTCTGTTTTTGGAGTCGGCGAGGCGCCATTTTGCCTAACCTCATCGCCAACACGAAAGGGGTTCGTCGAGTTTTCCGTAAAGAAAATTGGGAGCGTAACCTCTGCGCTCCATGAAATTGATGAAGGAGCAACCATCGGCATCCGTGCGCCGCTTGGCAATTGGTTTCCATATGAGGAGTTCAAGGGCAAAGACCTTTGGTTTATTGGGGGTGGAATTGGTATGGCTCCCCTCCGTTCGCTCTTGAATTTTTGCCTCGACAACCGCAAAGATTACGGCAAAGTAAACATTATTTATGGCGCAAGATCATCGGGCGACCTTTGCTTCACATACGAGTTTGACGAATGGCAGAATTCACCTAATACCGAGCTCTTCCTTACAATCGACAAGGAAGAGGAAAGATGGAACAAGAATGTCGGTTTTGTGCCAGCATATGTCATGGACCTTAAGCCATCTCCGAAGAATGCCATTGCCATAACTTGCGGGCCACCGATTATGATCAAGTTCACCTTGCAAAACCTCAAAGAACTTGGGTTTGAAGACAACCAAATCTGGACAACGCTTGAGATGAAGATGAAATGTGGCATCGGCAAGTGTGGACGATGCAATATCGGCCCTAAATATGTTTGCGTTGACGGGCCAGTGTTCTCTTATGCTCAGTTGAAAGAACTCCCGCCCGAGTACTAA
- the dnaN gene encoding DNA polymerase III subunit beta: MKAICARKDFYEGVQTVSRAIAGRSALPILNNVLIKSEDGHLRLVAFDLELGMQSVIPATIETEGALTVPARVLAEVLATLPDLDVVLSVDENNSVNLKCEKSDYTILGLPPEEFPALPDVPDDQSFEITQAALRNMIKQTIFAVSPDESRAILTGVLLVLKGDEIRLAATDSHRLAIRTSPVANAKGETSCIIPGRALNELGRMLGEEDTPVKVAISESQIKFTVGDVTMVSRLIEGQFPNYERVIPTACQRKLTMPAEGLLSRIRRASIVARENANRVILKTEGDKLMVTAESGDVGKAYEEIEIVKEGDDIEIAFNAKYLIDFLSALDTEGVSFELNGPLEPGLLRQVGKEDYIYVVMPMQIM; the protein is encoded by the coding sequence ATGAAAGCGATTTGCGCCAGAAAGGACTTCTACGAGGGTGTTCAGACCGTAAGCAGGGCAATAGCTGGGCGTAGTGCGCTCCCAATCTTAAACAATGTTCTGATTAAAAGCGAGGATGGCCACCTGCGGCTCGTTGCTTTCGACCTTGAACTTGGTATGCAATCTGTTATTCCAGCGACCATCGAAACAGAAGGAGCCCTCACGGTCCCTGCAAGAGTGCTGGCGGAAGTTCTCGCCACCCTGCCTGACTTGGATGTGGTTCTATCTGTTGACGAAAACAATTCAGTAAACCTGAAGTGCGAAAAGTCCGACTACACAATATTGGGCCTTCCACCTGAGGAGTTCCCCGCCCTTCCTGACGTGCCCGACGACCAAAGTTTTGAGATTACACAAGCAGCCCTGCGCAACATGATAAAACAAACGATATTCGCCGTCTCGCCTGATGAATCACGAGCAATATTGACCGGCGTTCTGCTCGTGCTTAAGGGTGATGAAATTCGCCTAGCTGCTACCGATAGTCATAGACTAGCAATCCGCACATCACCCGTGGCAAATGCAAAAGGGGAAACAAGCTGCATTATTCCGGGCCGGGCGCTAAATGAGCTTGGCCGAATGCTTGGGGAAGAAGACACTCCAGTGAAGGTTGCCATCTCAGAAAGCCAAATTAAGTTCACAGTTGGCGATGTCACTATGGTATCCAGGCTTATAGAGGGGCAGTTTCCGAATTACGAACGCGTTATACCAACGGCGTGCCAAAGAAAACTTACCATGCCAGCTGAAGGTCTCCTCAGCCGCATACGCCGCGCATCCATAGTAGCACGCGAGAATGCCAACCGTGTGATTCTCAAGACAGAAGGCGACAAGCTAATGGTCACAGCAGAAAGCGGCGACGTGGGAAAAGCATACGAGGAAATCGAAATTGTGAAAGAAGGCGATGATATCGAAATCGCTTTCAATGCGAAATATCTAATAGATTTCCTCAGTGCGCTCGACACTGAAGGTGTCAGCTTTGAGTTAAATGGACCGCTTGAACCGGGCCTCTTACGACAAGTGGGCAAGGAAGATTATATCTATGTCGTCATGCCGATGCAGATAATGTAA
- a CDS encoding family 10 glycosylhydrolase, whose amino-acid sequence MTAVLQAEVAALGSDAKNARAEARAIWVVRFDTTSPEKIRNAVSYAKKNNINVLIVQVRGRGDAFYKSRYEPRAEALEGQPEDFDPLQMYIEECRKAGIQIHAWLNTHYTWSSSTPPKSPEHIVNKHPEWLMRNAENKITLGPAGQAEGAYTCPSNPEVKEHIRNCFLDVVENYDVDGINFDYVRYPSGDYCYCDGCLSRFKEWMDKELPADKIEALSSMKDRLAYVQAFPKKWDDFRRKQITDLVGQIYRRAHEIKPNIIVSADVFPDYVDAFNNRFQDWKLWMKMGIMDLLCPMNYTPNFDSWVKYAKDAVENASGRHVYLGIGAWQTDVEGSIQRILKARELGAQGVSFFAYSSVTKDGTDDEYLAKIKDTVYQEPAQVPVIEWLIQK is encoded by the coding sequence ATGACCGCGGTACTACAAGCGGAGGTAGCAGCTTTGGGTAGCGACGCTAAGAACGCCAGGGCGGAAGCCAGGGCAATATGGGTAGTTCGGTTTGACACAACCTCACCGGAAAAGATTCGAAATGCAGTTTCCTATGCAAAGAAAAACAACATTAACGTACTAATCGTACAGGTTCGGGGTCGAGGAGACGCATTCTACAAGTCTCGCTATGAGCCCCGAGCGGAAGCTCTTGAGGGGCAACCTGAGGATTTTGACCCACTTCAAATGTACATCGAGGAATGCCGCAAGGCTGGCATTCAAATTCATGCTTGGTTGAATACTCACTACACTTGGAGCTCGAGTACGCCGCCAAAATCGCCAGAACACATCGTAAACAAGCATCCTGAGTGGTTGATGAGAAATGCGGAAAATAAGATTACCCTTGGGCCTGCTGGACAAGCTGAGGGAGCATATACGTGCCCGAGCAATCCAGAAGTCAAGGAGCATATACGCAACTGCTTTCTCGATGTGGTAGAAAACTACGACGTAGACGGCATCAATTTTGACTATGTGCGCTATCCAAGTGGGGATTATTGCTACTGCGATGGTTGTCTAAGCCGGTTCAAAGAATGGATGGACAAGGAACTTCCCGCCGATAAGATTGAAGCGCTCTCGTCGATGAAGGATAGATTGGCATATGTGCAGGCGTTCCCAAAAAAGTGGGATGATTTCAGGCGCAAGCAAATCACTGATTTGGTTGGCCAAATTTATCGTAGGGCACACGAGATTAAGCCTAATATTATAGTCTCCGCTGACGTATTTCCCGATTACGTTGATGCATTCAACAACCGCTTCCAAGATTGGAAACTTTGGATGAAAATGGGCATAATGGATCTACTTTGCCCGATGAACTACACGCCGAATTTCGACAGCTGGGTTAAATACGCAAAGGATGCCGTGGAAAATGCTAGCGGTCGGCATGTATATTTGGGCATTGGCGCATGGCAGACCGATGTTGAGGGGTCAATCCAAAGAATATTGAAAGCCAGGGAACTTGGCGCACAAGGAGTTAGCTTTTTTGCTTATAGTTCGGTTACAAAGGACGGCACGGACGACGAATATCTTGCAAAGATTAAAGACACGGTTTACCAAGAACCGGCGCAAGTTCCAGTAATAGAATGGCTTATACAAAAATGA